In Xenopus tropicalis strain Nigerian chromosome 5, UCB_Xtro_10.0, whole genome shotgun sequence, one genomic interval encodes:
- the snx17 gene encoding sorting nexin 17 (The RefSeq protein has 1 substitution and aligns at 95% coverage compared to this genomic sequence) — protein MHFSIPETESRSSESGAQYVAYNIHVNGVLHCRVRYSQLLGLHEQLKKEYGNNVVPAFPPKKLFTLTPAEVEQRREQLEKYMQAVRQDPVLGASESFNSFLRHSQQETQQIPTEEVQLEVFLSNGQKVKVSILTSDQTEDVLEAVTSKLDLPEDLVGYFSLYLIKDTSDGSFSFVRKLQEFELPYVSLTSLRSREYKIILRKSYWDSSYDEDVMENRVGLNLLYAQAVSDVERGWVLVTKEQHRQLKSLQEKVSKKEFIQLAQTLKYYGYIKFEPCITDFPEKGCHVIVSAGNNELNFQVKLPNEQMKEGSFKVTRMRCWRVTSSMPFSNGSGSPNKTDVRLELAFEYLMSKDRLQWITISSPQAIMMSICLQSMVDELMVKKSGGSIKKDSPDSSREPIVKLSSKLSSVSLRGISTSSSTGDMSADDFHGNYAFEGIGDDDL, from the exons ATGCATTTCTCTATCCCTGAGACGGAGTCGCGCAGTTCAGAGAGTGGAGCCCAGTATGTG GCCTATAACATCCATGTGAATGGGGTCCTGCACTGCCGCGTGCGCTACAGCCAACTCCTGGGCCTCCATGAACAG CTGAAGAAAGAATATGGGAACAACGTGGTCCCTGCGTTTCCTCCCAAAAAGCTTTTCACCCTGACGCCAGCAGAGGTGGAGCAGAGACGGGAGCAGCTGGAGAAGTACATGCAGGCAG TGCGCCAGGACCCAGTGTTAGGAGCCAGCGAATCATTCAACAGCTTCTTGCGGCATTCCCAGCAG GAGACCCAGCAGATCCCCACAGAGGAGGTTCAGCTGGAGGTGTTCCTTTCCAATGGGCAGAAGGTGAAAGTGAGCATCCTTACATCGGACCAGACAGAGGATGTGCTGGAG GCTGTGACCAGCAAACTGGATCTTCCAGAGGATCTGGTTGGGTATTTCAGCCTCTACCTCATAAAGGACACAAGTGACGGCTCATTCTCCT TTGTAAGGAAGTTACAAGAGTTTGAGTTGCCCTACGTGTCCCTCACCAGCCTGCGCAGCCGGGAATACAAGATTATCCTCCGCAAGAGG CAGGCAGTGTCCGATGTGGAGCGCGGTTGGGTGCTGGTAACCAAGGAGCAACACCGACAGCTCAAGTCTCTGCAAGAGAAGGTTTCCAAGAAAGAG TTTATCCAGCTGGCGCAGACCCTGAAGTATTACGGATACATCAAGTTCGAGCCGTGCATCACTGATTTCCCAGAGAAGGGTTGCCATGTGATTGTCAGCGCCGGCAACAATGAGCTGAATTTCCAGGTGAAGTTGCCCAATGAGCAGATGAAAGAGGGAAGCTTCAAAGTGACGCGGATGCGATGCTGGCGAGTGACTTCCTCC ATGCCTTTCAGCAATGGGAGTGGGAGTCCCAACAAGACTGATGTTCGTTTGGAACTTGCCTTCGAGTACCTGATGAGCAAGGACCGCCTGCAGTGGATCACTATCTCCAGCCCCCAG GCCATAATGATGAGTATCTGCCTCCAGTCCATGGTGGATGAACTGATGGTCAAGAAATCTGGGGGGAGCATTAAAAAG GATTCGCCGGACTCCAGCCGAGAGCCCATAGTCAAGTTGTCG agtAAGCTCAGCTCCGTCAGCCTTCGGGGGATCAGCACTTCCAGCTCCACCGGCGACATGAGCGCCGACGACTTCCATGGCAACTACGCCTTCGAGGGCATCGGGGATGATGATTTGTGA